In a genomic window of uncultured Flavobacterium sp.:
- a CDS encoding DUF1349 domain-containing protein: MKKIMLSALVLFLAQNLSAQTLNKMQWFNEPEKWEIKNNALIMNVTANSDYWRISHYGFTVDDAPFYYATYGGEFEAKVKLTGNYIARFDQMGLMLRIDEKNYIKTGVEFVDGKFNISTVVTHDKSDWSVTTLEKAPPFVWIKVVRRLDAVEVFFSYDDKNYILTRNAPLQDNTPVMVGLMAASPDGKGFEAKFENFKVTHLPDQRRLEWLKNHQ; the protein is encoded by the coding sequence ATGAAAAAAATTATGCTAAGTGCTTTGGTTTTGTTTTTAGCACAAAACCTTTCGGCGCAGACCTTAAATAAAATGCAATGGTTTAATGAACCTGAAAAATGGGAAATTAAGAACAATGCTTTGATTATGAATGTTACTGCAAATAGTGATTATTGGCGTATTTCGCATTACGGTTTCACGGTTGACGATGCACCATTTTATTACGCAACTTATGGTGGAGAATTTGAAGCCAAAGTAAAATTAACGGGTAATTATATCGCTCGTTTTGACCAAATGGGATTAATGCTTCGTATTGACGAGAAAAATTACATTAAAACCGGAGTTGAATTTGTTGACGGAAAATTTAATATCAGCACTGTGGTAACGCACGATAAAAGCGATTGGAGTGTTACAACACTTGAAAAAGCACCACCATTTGTATGGATAAAAGTCGTAAGAAGATTAGATGCTGTTGAAGTTTTCTTTTCGTATGATGATAAAAATTATATTCTAACCAGAAATGCGCCATTGCAAGACAACACGCCGGTTATGGTAGGTTTAATGGCTGCATCTCCGGACGGAAAAGGTTTTGAAGCTAAGTTCGAAAATTTCAAAGTAACACATTTACCGGATCAACGCAGATTAGAGTGGCTTAAAAATCACCAATAA
- a CDS encoding NADH:flavin oxidoreductase has translation MSTNNLFSPFNLKTLNLKNRIVMAPMTRSFSPNGVPTDEVASYYQKRAEGQVGLILSEGTVIDRPSSSNDANVPHFYGDESLKGWKKVIEEVHAAGGSMGPQIWHMGIMDNHHSGWVPPVPFEGPSGLNRPDFRNGITMSEKDIEDTIIAFGKAAADAKRLGFDTIEIHGAHGYLIDQFFRAETNLRTDIYGGKTLPERNRFAIEVVKEVRKQVGNDFAVIMRFSQFKPSDYNYKLAKNPQELEAWLTPLVDAGVDIVHASQRRFWEPEFEGSDLNFAGWAKKVTGAPTITVGSVGLSSDFFGAFAGESSEPTSLDELNRRFDRGDFDLVAVGRPLLSDPNWVAKIEAGRTEELKGFSKEALGQLILE, from the coding sequence ATGAGTACAAACAACCTGTTTTCGCCATTTAACTTAAAAACGTTAAATCTTAAAAACCGAATCGTAATGGCGCCAATGACGCGCTCATTTTCTCCAAACGGAGTTCCAACTGACGAAGTAGCTTCTTACTACCAAAAAAGAGCCGAAGGTCAAGTTGGTTTAATACTATCTGAAGGAACTGTTATCGACAGACCTTCATCTTCAAATGATGCAAACGTTCCTCACTTTTATGGAGATGAATCTCTAAAAGGATGGAAAAAAGTTATAGAGGAAGTTCACGCTGCGGGAGGTTCAATGGGACCACAAATCTGGCATATGGGAATCATGGACAATCACCATTCAGGTTGGGTTCCGCCAGTTCCTTTTGAAGGACCATCAGGATTAAACAGACCAGATTTCAGAAATGGAATAACAATGTCTGAAAAAGATATCGAAGACACTATTATTGCTTTTGGAAAAGCTGCCGCTGATGCTAAAAGATTAGGTTTTGACACGATCGAAATTCACGGTGCACACGGTTATTTAATTGACCAGTTCTTTAGAGCCGAAACTAATTTGCGTACTGATATTTATGGTGGAAAAACACTACCTGAACGTAATCGTTTTGCAATTGAAGTCGTAAAAGAAGTGAGAAAACAAGTGGGTAACGATTTTGCTGTTATCATGAGATTCTCTCAGTTCAAACCTTCTGATTATAATTATAAATTGGCTAAAAATCCACAGGAATTAGAAGCTTGGCTTACGCCTCTTGTTGATGCCGGAGTTGATATTGTACATGCTTCACAACGCAGATTCTGGGAACCTGAATTTGAAGGTTCTGACTTGAATTTTGCAGGTTGGGCTAAAAAAGTAACAGGAGCTCCAACTATTACTGTTGGTTCTGTTGGACTTTCAAGTGATTTCTTTGGTGCATTTGCCGGAGAAAGCTCTGAACCAACTTCATTAGACGAATTAAACAGACGTTTCGACAGAGGTGACTTTGATTTAGTTGCCGTTGGAAGACCTCTTTTATCTGATCCTAATTGGGTTGCAAAAATTGAAGCTGGTAGAACAGAAGAATTAAAAGGTTTTAGCAAAGAAGCTTTAGGACAATTGATTTTAGAATAA
- a CDS encoding metalloregulator ArsR/SmtB family transcription factor, which yields MENIEIFKALSNKSRLQMLEWLKEPEINFPDQLQHAGFEHGVCVGQIQAKAGLTQSTVSEYLSILQRAGFIESKRVGQWTYYKRNEGAFEALSKLIQSNL from the coding sequence ATGGAAAATATAGAAATCTTTAAAGCATTATCTAATAAGTCCAGATTGCAAATGCTGGAATGGTTAAAAGAACCCGAAATAAACTTTCCGGATCAACTTCAGCATGCAGGATTTGAACACGGAGTTTGTGTAGGACAAATTCAAGCCAAAGCCGGTCTTACGCAATCAACTGTTTCTGAATACTTGTCTATTTTGCAACGTGCCGGATTTATAGAATCCAAACGCGTTGGACAATGGACCTATTATAAACGTAACGAAGGTGCCTTTGAAGCACTCAGTAAATTAATCCAATCTAATTTGTAA
- a CDS encoding acyltransferase produces the protein MSSISMDIKPKKHYEILDGLRGVAALLVVIFHILETFNEGSRFKQIMNHGYLAVDFFFLLSGFVVAYAYDDRWGKMGQWEFYKRRLIRLQPMVIMGMIIGAIFYYFQASDTVFPMIAGMEVWKVILTMVIGFTLLPIPPSLEIRGWGEMHPLNGPAWSLFFEYIANILYALIFRKFSNKVLGFFVLIFAAMLINYTVFGPKGDVIGGWSLNLEQMNIGFTRLLYPFFAGILLSRLGKLIHLKGAFWICSIMIIVIFSIPRIGDESSLWMNGLYESVVIILLFPLIVAIGAGGEIKNPLSLKICKALGDISYPIYIIHYPLIYWYTAWVFENKIPLKDGYVVGIGVFVSSVVIAYLCLKFYDEPVRNWLQNKFQKRKVS, from the coding sequence ATGAGTTCAATTTCAATGGACATTAAACCCAAAAAACATTATGAAATTCTGGACGGTTTACGTGGAGTAGCCGCTCTTTTAGTCGTTATTTTCCACATTTTGGAGACTTTTAATGAAGGAAGCCGTTTCAAACAAATTATGAATCACGGTTATCTTGCTGTTGATTTCTTTTTCCTTTTATCAGGATTTGTTGTCGCTTATGCGTACGACGATCGCTGGGGAAAAATGGGTCAATGGGAATTTTACAAAAGACGTTTAATTCGTCTACAGCCCATGGTAATTATGGGAATGATCATTGGAGCGATATTCTATTATTTTCAAGCTTCAGATACAGTTTTTCCAATGATTGCAGGAATGGAAGTTTGGAAAGTAATCTTAACAATGGTAATTGGATTTACATTATTGCCAATTCCGCCTTCTTTAGAAATAAGAGGGTGGGGCGAAATGCATCCGCTAAACGGACCGGCATGGTCGCTTTTCTTTGAGTATATTGCTAATATTCTGTACGCATTAATTTTCCGTAAATTTTCTAATAAAGTTTTAGGATTCTTTGTTTTAATCTTCGCAGCAATGCTGATTAATTATACCGTTTTTGGACCAAAAGGAGACGTAATTGGCGGTTGGTCATTAAATCTGGAACAAATGAATATTGGTTTTACCCGTTTATTATATCCGTTTTTTGCCGGAATTTTACTTTCTCGTTTAGGAAAATTAATTCACTTAAAAGGCGCTTTCTGGATTTGTAGCATTATGATTATCGTAATATTCAGTATTCCAAGAATTGGAGACGAAAGCAGTTTATGGATGAACGGTTTATATGAATCTGTTGTTATTATTCTTTTGTTTCCATTAATTGTTGCAATTGGAGCAGGAGGGGAAATAAAGAATCCGCTTTCGCTGAAAATATGCAAAGCTTTAGGAGATATCTCATATCCAATTTACATTATACATTACCCATTAATTTATTGGTACACCGCTTGGGTATTCGAAAATAAAATCCCTCTAAAAGACGGTTACGTTGTCGGAATTGGAGTTTTCGTTTCGAGTGTTGTAATTGCTTATTTATGTTTGAAATTCTACGATGAACCTGTACGCAATTGGCTTCAGAATAAATTTCAAAAAAGGAAGGTTTCTTAG
- a CDS encoding TlpA disulfide reductase family protein: protein MKKTLLILGFLFCFITNSKAQVVGVEVGDIAPEIDLPDTKGNNVVLSSFRGELVLVDFWASWCGPCTKEHPELIKLYNTYPDKFAIYSVSMDTKKPLWLGAITKQKLPWTQVSDLKYWKSPVVADYMLQSVPLNFLIDKNGIIIAKNIHGNALNELVNSLLSPK, encoded by the coding sequence ATGAAAAAAACTTTACTCATTTTAGGATTCTTATTTTGTTTTATAACCAACTCAAAAGCTCAGGTTGTTGGCGTTGAAGTAGGAGATATTGCGCCTGAAATTGATCTTCCCGATACAAAAGGAAACAACGTTGTACTTTCTTCTTTTAGAGGAGAATTAGTTCTGGTAGATTTTTGGGCTTCCTGGTGCGGGCCATGTACTAAAGAACATCCCGAATTAATAAAATTATACAATACTTATCCTGATAAATTTGCGATTTACAGCGTTTCAATGGATACCAAAAAGCCGCTTTGGTTAGGTGCAATTACAAAACAAAAACTTCCGTGGACACAAGTAAGTGATTTAAAATACTGGAAATCTCCGGTTGTTGCTGATTATATGCTTCAATCTGTACCATTAAACTTTTTAATAGATAAAAACGGAATTATTATTGCCAAAAATATTCATGGAAATGCATTGAATGAGTTGGTTAATAGTTTATTATCGCCAAAATAA